The stretch of DNA AAGGAGACCCCGTTCATGGCCGACAACATCTGGTGCACCCCCCATTCCGACGGCTGGCAGGTCAAGCGCGCCGGCGCGACCCGCGCCTCCAGCGTCCACGACACGCAGGAAGACGCTTGGGACGAGGCACGCCGCATGGGCCGCGCCGACGAGGTCGAAGTCTTTCTTCAGGGCGAAGACGGCCAGATCCGCGAGCGCCACACCTACGGTCACGACCCCGTGCGCCACCCCGGTTGATCGTTCGCGGCCTTCGGCGAGGACGGACCGGAACGTCGGGTGGCACGTCCCGCCGCCCCGGTCGCCTCGCACCCGCGAAACCGGATCGTAATTTCGGTTCCCGCCCGCCCCAGCCGCGCCACCAGCGCGTGCAGGAAGGCGAGCGTACCCGCAAATTCCAGCCCCTCCTCGATCGCGGTCGACAGCGCATAGAGCCGGCTGCGCCCCGCCACCGCTTCGTCGATCGCTCCGTTCATCATCTCCACCCCGATCGCGCCCGACAGGAACAGGATCGCCGCCAGCGCAAAGGGACCGCGCGTCTTCGCATCCAGCCGAAAGAACCAGCGCCCCAGCACGACCCCCAGCAGCAGCACCGCGGGGATGCCGACCAGCACCCAGCTGTAATGCACCAACCCGCCCCACTCCCCAACCGCGGGCACCAGCGCTTCCAGCACCTTGCCCGACAGTTCGTGCAGCATCGCCACCTCGTCGAGTGCCAGCACCGCGAACACCCCGGCCAGCAGCCACCATGCGCCCGCCTTGTGCCCCCGCAATTCTTCCGCCCGCGCACTCGCGGCAAGCAGGACCGCGCATCCCGCCAGCAGCGTCGCGGCTAGGAAGGTCGGCACGCTGGTATCGGTCGCCAGCGACAGGCGCTGCAACACGCGCTCCGTCGTCTCGCCGGGGTAGGTGGTCAGAGCCAGATCCGCACCCGCCCCCACCAGCACCACCGCGATCACGACCGGCGCGACGACGCGAAGCACCATTCGCGGATCGAGGGAAAGGGAGAAGGTCGGGCTCATGGCAACGCTCGCAAGGGCGGGAGCCGTCGTTGAACCACATTCGCATCCGCACCGCTTTGATGGACGTTAAGTCTCGTCCTTCGCGGTCTTTTCGCTCCAGCGCGCAATCGGCTTCAACGGACCGAAGTCCTCCTCCAGCGGCTCATGCCCCAGCGCGGGCCAGTCGAACGGCGCCACCGGGACATGCGTATCGGGCAGCCGGTCGAGCAGATCGCGGATCAGCGTCAGCCGTCCCTGTTTCTGGTCGTTGAAATCGACCACCGTCCACGGCGCATGGTCGCGGTGCGTCGCTGCGAACATCGCCTCGCGCGCCCGGGAATAGTCCGCATATCGCGTCCGCGCCGCCGCATCGATCGGCGACAGCTTCCACCGCTTCAACGGATCGGCCAGCCGTTCGGCGAACCGCTCCTCCTGGCTCACCTGGCTGGCGGACAGCCAGTATTTGAACAACAGGATCCCGTCGTCGACCAGCATCCGTTCGAACTCGGGCGCCTGACGGAGGAACAGGTCGACCTGCGCCTCGCTCGCGAACCCCATCACCCGCTCCACTCCCGCGCGATTGTACCAGCTGCGGTCGAACAGCACGATCTCCCCCGCGCTCGGCAGATGCGGGACGTAGCGCTGGAAATACCATTGGGTCGCTTCCGCCTCGGTCGGTTTAGGCAGCGCCACGATCCGGCATTGTCGCGGATTGAGATAGCGGCTGATCGCGCGGATCGTCCCGCCCTTCCCCGCCGTGTCGCGCCCTTCGAGCAGCACGCAGATCCGCGCGCCCGTCGCCCGCGCCCATCGCGCCGCCGCGACCAGTTCCTCCTCGAGCGGCGCCATCGCCTGACGATATTCCTTGCCCTTCATCGCTTCCTCCTAGCACCAACCGACGTCGTAGCCGATCCACCGCCGCGCCAAACCCATGGCGACCAGTTCGCCCGCAATATCGACCTCGCCGCCCGCGTCATCGCGCACCAGCCGGCGCAGGTCGCGCCCGTAGCGATCCACCCCGTCGCGCCGGTCCCGGATCATCACGACATCGCCGCGGTTGAGCTGCCGCAGCAGTTCCGCGCTCGCCGCCGCGGCCAGATCGGCTTCCCGAGAACAGGCGGGTTCGAACAGTTCGGGCGCGTCGATACCCAGCATCCGGATCCGCCGGTCCCCTAGCCTGATCGTGTCCCCGTCCACCACACAGGCATGGAGCCGGCCCCGGCCACAGCGCGAAAAGGGCCCCGTGATCCGCTCGCGTTCCGCCTCGAAGATGGTCCCGGTCGAGACGATCGCCGGTTCCGACAGCGCGTAGAGACCGACCACGGCCGCCAGCAGAACGATGGTCCGCAGCGAAGACCAAGACGCCCGGATCGGCCAGCGCCGCCGCGCCGGTCGCGACGTTCGGAACGGACGCATCTTTCCCATCGCGCCACGCTACCGACACCGGCGGAGTTCGCCAATCGTGGCGACAACCGTTTTCTCCGTCTTGCCGCCGGTTCGCGCTCGCCCCATGATCGATGGATGAGCATTTCCCGACACCT from Sphingomicrobium sp. XHP0239 encodes:
- a CDS encoding thermonuclease family protein yields the protein MGKMRPFRTSRPARRRWPIRASWSSLRTIVLLAAVVGLYALSEPAIVSTGTIFEAERERITGPFSRCGRGRLHACVVDGDTIRLGDRRIRMLGIDAPELFEPACSREADLAAAASAELLRQLNRGDVVMIRDRRDGVDRYGRDLRRLVRDDAGGEVDIAGELVAMGLARRWIGYDVGWC
- the ppk2 gene encoding polyphosphate kinase 2 gives rise to the protein MKGKEYRQAMAPLEEELVAAARWARATGARICVLLEGRDTAGKGGTIRAISRYLNPRQCRIVALPKPTEAEATQWYFQRYVPHLPSAGEIVLFDRSWYNRAGVERVMGFASEAQVDLFLRQAPEFERMLVDDGILLFKYWLSASQVSQEERFAERLADPLKRWKLSPIDAAARTRYADYSRAREAMFAATHRDHAPWTVVDFNDQKQGRLTLIRDLLDRLPDTHVPVAPFDWPALGHEPLEEDFGPLKPIARWSEKTAKDET
- a CDS encoding DUF2188 domain-containing protein, with the protein product MADNIWCTPHSDGWQVKRAGATRASSVHDTQEDAWDEARRMGRADEVEVFLQGEDGQIRERHTYGHDPVRHPG